The Candidatus Nealsonbacteria bacterium genomic sequence GGAAAGAGATTTAATTCTTGTACCTCGCAAAGAGTACGAGCGAGTTTTATCCATTTTTAAAATAATTCCAAAAGATCAGTTATGGTTTTGGACAAAAGAATGGCAAAAGAAAGAAAAAGGGGCTCAAGAAGATATCCGGAAAGGGAGAGTAAAAGGACCTTTTTCTTCAGGAGAGGAACTACTC encodes the following:
- a CDS encoding AbrB/MazE/SpoVT family DNA-binding domain-containing protein, with the protein product MTTITIPKNLIKERDLILVPRKEYERVLSIFKIIPKDQLWFWTKEWQKKEKGAQEDIRKGRVKGPFSSGEELLKSLKSKR